The window CACGACGCTGCCCGGTCAGAAACCGAACTTGCCCACCACACTGCCGGGCAATAGGCCAAATTTGCCGACGACCCTCCCAGGGACAAAACCGAACTTACCCACCACACTTCCAGGCAACAAACCAAACCTACCGACAACGCTGCCAGGCACCAGACCTGGTTTGCCCGGCAATCGGCCGAATCGCCCCAGTCTTCCCAATCTGGGCGGCGGCGGTTCCGACCGCTTTCCTGGCGGTAACCATGAGCGACCCTCGGCGGGTGATCTCGGTGACTTTCTCGGCATCGGCGGCGGTGTTCGTCCAACGCCGCTGCCAGGCCGACTTCCCAACAATCCTGATAATGCCAATCGCCCCAACCGACCTGGAAATGACCGACCGGGCGATCGTCTGCCAGGGAATAACCGGCCTGGAATCGACCGACCGGGCAACGACCGACCGGGCAACGATCGCCCCGGCAACAATCGGCCTGGAATCGACCGACCCGGCAACAATCGACCGGGTAACAACCGACCCGGAATTGACCGACCTGGCAACAATCGACCGGGTAATGACCGACCGATCGTCAATCGGCCCGATAACCGACCTATCAATATCGGCGATTTGAATGTGGGCAACACGGTCATCAACAACCGGCCATCCTGGAGCAATATTAATCGAACTTCGGTCAATCGGATCCAGGGGCGATGGGGTAACCAAATCGGTGGATTGCATGGCTGGGCTGCGGCACAGCCAAACCGTCTCAATCACTGGCATTCATGGGGCAACGACGTGCGGTTCCGCTGGAATGGCTATCACCATCACAACAACTGGTTTGCGGGCAACTGGTGGTACAGTCATCCGGGCGGCCTGTGCCCATATCACTATTACCATAGCTTCAATCGCTACCCGTGGAACTACTGGTGGCGCCGTCCGACATGGGCCGCGACGATGGGGTGGTTTACCTGGTCGGCGCCCGCGACGGTGTGGTCGCAACCGATCTACTACGATTATGGCTCGGGCGGGAACGTGACCTATGAAAACAACAATGTGTATATCAATGGCGAACAAGTCGCGACCGCTGACGAGTTTGCGGAGAGCGCCGCGGCCCTAGCGACTGTCACTCCGCCGGCGACCGAGGTTGCGCCAGACGCGGGGCAGCAGGATGCAGCGGAGAGCGATGACTGGATGCCACTGGGCACCTTTGCTCTGTCGACTGGTGAGGACGATGTCGAGCCATCGCGCATCGTGCAACTCGCGGTCGATAAATCCGGGATCATTTCGGGAACCGTCTATAATCGCGAAACCGATCAAGCTGATGCGATTCAAGGACGCGTCGACAAAGACACGCAGCGCGTAGCAATGCGGCTAGGATCGACCGATGAAGTGGTTGCCGAAACGGGCCTGTACAACTTGACTCAGGACGAAGCTCCGCTGCTGGTTCATTTCGGAAAAGACCGCGTCGAGAACTATGTGCTCGTTCGATTGGAAGAACCTGAAGACTCCGGTGAAGCCGACAGTGATACGGATGACGCGAGCAGCGACAGTGCGGTCGACAGCCTGTGAGCGCGTGAGTGCCGGCGTCCCGGTTTGGTTACATTCACCCAACCTGACGCCGAAATTGGCAGGCAGTGGAGCAACGCGAACGCCGTCCGAAGGTGCTGTTTTGAGAGGCTACTAGCGTGGAGCCTGCCACTGCACCGGTCGATTCGCGGTGGACATGGATGGTTGGTTGGCTGCAGGCGAAGCATCGACGTAGCCTCCACCCGATGTGGGAGCGGAGGGGGTGGCTGGATTCATGGGAGGTGCTGGTGGGCTGGGGTTAAGTGGCGCCCATCCGCCTGTATCCGTGCTCGGCAATGGCACTAAGGAGGTGGCAGGATATTGTCCCGGTTGCGGCGAGCTGTTTGCCTGCTGTTGCGGATAGCTGGGTTGGGGCATGTAACCTGGCGCAGGGGCGGCCTGCACGTTGGTCGCTCCGGCGGGAGGCGTATAGCCCACCGGCGCGGAGTATCCTGGCGGCGGCGGCGCTCCGGTCAGATCGTTGATGGGCATACCACCGCTGCGGACGCTGCTCACCGGATCGCGAGACAGATCCATGTTTGGATTGTAGGGCGCTGTGGGATAGGCACTGGTTTCCTGCCATGGTGAACCCGCAGCATTTGCGGCCGCGGCGTTGTTTGGGGGAGCGGCGAAACCGCCTGCTGCCGCGACGTTATTGCCACCCGCAGAGTCGTTGTACGCCATCGGGGCAATATTGGGCGGTGCGTAATTGGCGGGCATGGCATTGGTCCCTCCCAGGGCCTGGCCATTGGGATTTCCGTACGACCCGGTGGCTGGCGGCGGTACGCGGGCGGAGGCACCAAAGGGGCCTAGCGCGGGCAGTGTCGGGCCCGTCATGGGGGCTTGGCCGGGCATGCCGCTGATCGGAGCCATCCCCGCCGTCCCCGTTGGCGCACCGGCTTGTCGACATCCCGATGCGATCATCAGCACCGACGCGCACCCCACAACAAAACCGCACGTCTTTCCGAACGGGAGGCGGGCAGCGGCGGTCAGGAGCGGGCGGTTCGCGTTCTGGGATTTCAACATCATAGGGATGTTTCCGATCGATCAATCGAGTGGGCTCGAGCGGCACGAAACATCTTCGTATTCGCTTGGATTACCCGGCTTTAACAAAACTTGACATTTTGTCGAAAGACCAGAATGGGTGGTGAACAGCCGCTCTTTCTTTTCCGCTATCCGCCGAGCATCGTCGCAGGCTATGGTGAAAGTAGCCGACGAGAAATTAGGACGACGGATAAGTAGGTTGACAGGTATTGGTCGGTGGATTTGCCGTTTTTTTAACGAGGTACCGCACATGATGCGTTCCGCGATTATTGTATTGTGCTTGTATTGCAGCCCACTCCTCGCCATCCGCTGTGTGGCACAAGTCGCTCCGGCTGCAACTGCGGCACCAGTGGCGGCTTCCGCCCCCGCAACACCGGCGACGAAACCGCGATTTTGGTCGACCCAGTGGACCTTTGACGGCATTGATGTGGCCAAACTTGCGGCTCGATTGTCCCGCATCGGCATCCGCCTGGGGTTGCCGTTGGAGGGGAAGGTATCGGTGCGGTTTGAGGTCGGTGTGCCCTGGACATCGCTCACCGATGCCGCTGCGTATCGGTTCGATGGCACGCTGACCAGTCCCTCGCTGCGAGTTGACAACCTTCAATTTGACAATTTAGCGGCACGCGTGACTTATCGTGACGGCCAGGTCGCATTGAACAGATTGCGTGCGAATCTCATCACAGCTCAGGTTGGTACGCCCGGTGTGATCGAAGGCTCTGCAACCGCTGCGCTCGTGCCCCGTGGTGATCTGACGGCGAGTCTGAACATCGAAGACATCGCCCTGAGGCCGATCATGGACTTGGTGATGAAAGTCGGTGCAAGTTCCACCAACACCCTCGTTCAAGGCGGCAAGGTATCGGGCAATGTTCAGTTCGCCGTGCCACTCGATTCAATCTCGCAAATCGAAACCTACCGGTTGAGTGGAGACGTCGCGGGCGACGCATTGGCGCTCCGAGGTCTGCCGCCTGCGTCGCTGAATATCAACGATATTTCAATTCGAACGCGTATCCTGAATTTGGGACGGCTCGATCTCACCGCCGGCGAGTCCGCAGCCGAATCGATTCGCCTGGAGGGGAATGCGACGCTGCCGTTGGACGGCAGCGGACCGTTTCACTTCAACGTTCAAGGCGATGATATTCCCACGCAGAGCGTTGCCGCGTTGCTGCAATCGGCCAGCGGTGACACGTCTCCCAGCGATGGGTTTACATGGGTGCAAGGCAAGCTCGATTTTCAGAGCACCGGCAGCGGGCGATTTTCCAAATCGCTTCAGGAGAGTCAGTGGGATATTCACGCCGCTGTGGCATCGCCAGGACTACGAGTCGCTGGCGTCGACCTCGGGGTGTTGGAGCATGATATTCAGCTGACACCGAGCAGTCTGCGGATTCGACCTCGACGCTCCGTTGCGACGCTTCCAAACACAGTTAAAATTCGTGAGCTCAGCTGTGACTATCGGATCCAGCCCAACGCGGTACAGATCGACTCGCTGGATGCGCAGATGTTTGGCGGTCGGCTGCAAGGTTCGGCGACGATACCCTCTGACGGGGCAGACATGCTGCTAGCCGATGTGCACTTCTCGCAGCTCCGCCCGACGATTCGAATACCGGTTGCCATGACGACGGCTCCCGATTTCAATGCCTCCATCTCAGGTGAAGTTAAGTGGCAGGTGCCAATGGCGTCACTAGCCCAGCCAGCAGCACACCTGGGAACCGCTGAGCTGAACGTTGCCGACATGCGGTTAGGTGACGAGGAATTGGGCCAGTTTCATCTCGCGCTATCTGCTCAGGCGGGTGAGATTGATCTGCGCGGCGAAGGTGAAATACTCGATGGTACCATGCGGGTTAATATGGTGGCGGAGGCGACGGCGGAGGATCGATGGTCCGACGTGCTCAGACGCTTGCGCAAATACGAAATACAACTCAGTGATCTCTCGATTAGATCAGTGATGTTTTTTGCTGGCACGGACCGGTCCGACATCAGTGGGAAGATCTCCGGCGCAATCAATGGCACGACTACCCCTAGTCTTGGCAGTGACGGAGCTCAAACGCAGCTCGAGCTCAGGGTCACCGATCTGCGATATCGGGATATGCTTGTTTCCAGGCAGACGTCGGCAAGCAGCGTTTTCGATGGTCGCATATTGACGATCGACTCGCTTGTGGGCGACTATGCTGGCGGGACGGCACGAGCCAACGGGCGAGTGGAATTGGATCGGCAGAATGGTGCATTTCAGCTGCGTACAGATATGACCGCCCGAGTCGACCGAATTGATTTACGTCGGGGATTGTTTTTTGTGCCGATGGTCAGCGAACAGGTTGATGGAAAAGGGTCTGGCACGATTCGACTGAGTGGCACCAATTACGCGATACGAGTTCGTGGCAATGTTGTCGGTCGACAACTCGTACTTGCAAACGTCGCATTGGGTACCGCGCACAGCGGAATTCTTGTCGATGCCGATGCTATGACCCAACGCTGGAAACTGCGATTGCCGACCATTGTGGCGAGTGTGGGCGGGGGGTCGCTTGAAGGGGAGTTATCTGTCTCGTCCTCACATCGAGGTACTCGTGGGGTGGACTTGTCGAGTCGTTGGAAGACACGACGTGTCGACTTTTTTCGCTTAAGCGACCAGCTCGGCCAAGCCACCAGTCTCGCCACAGGAGAAATCACGGGAGAGATGACTCTCGGCGGCAAATCGGTGCGTGGTATCGACGATCTCGCGGGGCGGTTCCGATTCCGCTTGGGTGAGACTCGCGGTGGTGCGGTCCCCGGGCTGGTCGGTGTCGGGCAATGGCTCGGACCAGTATCGTTGGCAACTGAAAAATTTGACGTGGGTGAGGCGCACGGTGTGATCGGCAACGGCGTGCTCACAATGGACGAGTTTTGGTTGGGATCTGATGCGGCGTTGATCCGAGCTGATGGGCAGATTTTCCTGCGGAGCCAGCGCATGGACATCGAGGCGCTGATCGCAACGGGCGACTACCGCGATCTTGCATTCGACTTGCAGCGGTTGGCTCAGCGGTATCTGCTGCGTACGTTGCTGCCCAGTTCGGTGATTCTAGATGTATCAGAATTGCTTCGAGATCGTACCCTGGTGGTTCGGATTCTCGGTCGGATCGACCACCCCATCGTGCGGCTGCAAACTGCCGAAACGTTCCGAGAGGAAGCCGCTCGGTTCCTCATTCGGGAGAGCGGACGCTTGATCTTCACAGGCGCTGGCGTGGGCGTCGTCGGTGGTATTAGTGACGGGTTCTGAACCTGGACTCGTCGACATTGCCGCAGCCATTGTTCCGAGCAGCGGTCCGATTCACTCACCATCCACACGGTCTGCAAATACTTGCAACTCTTTGGTCGCGAGTTCGGCAGCAGTTTCCAGCTCGGTGAGCTGATCGCGTGCGTTGGCAAGATTGTTTTCGCGTGCGGCCTGTTCGATGATCTTCAGTGGCTCGATAATCGACGTCACGTCGAACAGACTCGCGGCTCCTTTCAGTGCATGGGCGGATCGGCCCGCCGCGTCAATATCGTCCGCGTCAACGGCGGCGCGAATCTCACCGGTCCGCGTCTCGCATTCCGATGCCAGCACCTTGGCTAATTCGGACAACACGGCGTCAGTGCAGCCGCCCATCTGTTCACGAGCTGCTTCGATGTTGATGGACGAATCGGCCGGGCAGCTCTCGGCCGCATCTGAAACTGGTTGCGGGGCCACCGCCGTGGGCGATGGTTTCTCGACCTGATCTGCTGAACCTTTAATCTTCGCCAGCGTTGCCGTCAATATTTTGGGGTCAATGGGCTTGCTAATATACCCATCCATCCCCGCCTCAAGGCAACTTTCACGGTCGCCCTTCATCGCAGCGGCCGTCA of the Allorhodopirellula heiligendammensis genome contains:
- a CDS encoding mu-protocadherin- cell-suface protein → MPTTLPGNRPNLPTTLPGTKPNLPTTLPGNKPNLPTTLPGTRPGLPGNRPNRPSLPNLGGGGSDRFPGGNHERPSAGDLGDFLGIGGGVRPTPLPGRLPNNPDNANRPNRPGNDRPGDRLPGNNRPGIDRPGNDRPGNDRPGNNRPGIDRPGNNRPGNNRPGIDRPGNNRPGNDRPIVNRPDNRPINIGDLNVGNTVINNRPSWSNINRTSVNRIQGRWGNQIGGLHGWAAAQPNRLNHWHSWGNDVRFRWNGYHHHNNWFAGNWWYSHPGGLCPYHYYHSFNRYPWNYWWRRPTWAATMGWFTWSAPATVWSQPIYYDYGSGGNVTYENNNVYINGEQVATADEFAESAAALATVTPPATEVAPDAGQQDAAESDDWMPLGTFALSTGEDDVEPSRIVQLAVDKSGIISGTVYNRETDQADAIQGRVDKDTQRVAMRLGSTDEVVAETGLYNLTQDEAPLLVHFGKDRVENYVLVRLEEPEDSGEADSDTDDASSDSAVDSL
- a CDS encoding AsmA-like C-terminal region-containing protein — its product is MMRSAIIVLCLYCSPLLAIRCVAQVAPAATAAPVAASAPATPATKPRFWSTQWTFDGIDVAKLAARLSRIGIRLGLPLEGKVSVRFEVGVPWTSLTDAAAYRFDGTLTSPSLRVDNLQFDNLAARVTYRDGQVALNRLRANLITAQVGTPGVIEGSATAALVPRGDLTASLNIEDIALRPIMDLVMKVGASSTNTLVQGGKVSGNVQFAVPLDSISQIETYRLSGDVAGDALALRGLPPASLNINDISIRTRILNLGRLDLTAGESAAESIRLEGNATLPLDGSGPFHFNVQGDDIPTQSVAALLQSASGDTSPSDGFTWVQGKLDFQSTGSGRFSKSLQESQWDIHAAVASPGLRVAGVDLGVLEHDIQLTPSSLRIRPRRSVATLPNTVKIRELSCDYRIQPNAVQIDSLDAQMFGGRLQGSATIPSDGADMLLADVHFSQLRPTIRIPVAMTTAPDFNASISGEVKWQVPMASLAQPAAHLGTAELNVADMRLGDEELGQFHLALSAQAGEIDLRGEGEILDGTMRVNMVAEATAEDRWSDVLRRLRKYEIQLSDLSIRSVMFFAGTDRSDISGKISGAINGTTTPSLGSDGAQTQLELRVTDLRYRDMLVSRQTSASSVFDGRILTIDSLVGDYAGGTARANGRVELDRQNGAFQLRTDMTARVDRIDLRRGLFFVPMVSEQVDGKGSGTIRLSGTNYAIRVRGNVVGRQLVLANVALGTAHSGILVDADAMTQRWKLRLPTIVASVGGGSLEGELSVSSSHRGTRGVDLSSRWKTRRVDFFRLSDQLGQATSLATGEITGEMTLGGKSVRGIDDLAGRFRFRLGETRGGAVPGLVGVGQWLGPVSLATEKFDVGEAHGVIGNGVLTMDEFWLGSDAALIRADGQIFLRSQRMDIEALIATGDYRDLAFDLQRLAQRYLLRTLLPSSVILDVSELLRDRTLVVRILGRIDHPIVRLQTAETFREEAARFLIRESGRLIFTGAGVGVVGGISDGF